One part of the Desulfovibrio sp. JC022 genome encodes these proteins:
- a CDS encoding lysophospholipid acyltransferase family protein: MKIKVDPVIFAPQVAFLYRWWVRSMRFDIDGYENVISLHEQGRPLMLALWHNELFSLIGLGFLKKIPLVTMASDSKDGQIITEVLERIGYDVARGSSTRGGLKAMLGVARIMRKKGKVGAITMDGPKGPRHEVKPGILAIAQKTGASIIPMRAYPSNPIVFERSWDRFELPKPFMPCKVLLGEPFKVTEQKLDEDILASEACRLEAIMESMKPD, encoded by the coding sequence ATGAAGATAAAGGTCGATCCAGTCATCTTCGCGCCGCAGGTGGCCTTTCTGTATCGCTGGTGGGTGCGCTCCATGCGCTTTGATATTGATGGATATGAGAATGTCATCAGTCTGCATGAACAGGGCAGGCCGCTTATGTTGGCCCTGTGGCATAACGAATTGTTCAGCTTGATCGGTCTTGGTTTTCTAAAAAAAATACCGCTGGTGACCATGGCCAGTGACAGCAAGGATGGTCAGATCATCACCGAAGTGCTGGAGCGTATCGGTTATGATGTTGCCCGTGGTTCATCCACTCGTGGCGGCTTGAAAGCCATGCTCGGTGTGGCTCGGATTATGCGCAAAAAAGGTAAGGTCGGAGCGATTACTATGGATGGTCCCAAAGGGCCGCGCCATGAGGTTAAACCGGGGATTCTGGCAATTGCGCAAAAGACCGGTGCTTCCATCATTCCCATGCGGGCTTATCCTTCCAATCCGATAGTTTTTGAGAGATCATGGGACAGATTTGAACTGCCCAAGCCATTTATGCCTTGCAAAGTTTTGCTTGGTGAGCCTTTCAAAGTTACCGAACAGAAGCTTGATGAGGATATTCTGGCAAGCGAAGCCTGCCGCCTTGAAGCTATAATGGAAAGTATGAAACCGGATTAA
- a CDS encoding L-2-amino-thiazoline-4-carboxylic acid hydrolase gives MKVQPVSQISRRLIEAELYGELYETMTEQFGKEKALQIITENLQKSARKSGQAFAASVDTPNLEHFSTVVEIWEKGDAIEVADVSINDNELTVKVSRCRYQESYREMGLPEELCTLLSCSRDEPFAKGYSDKLSMVRETTLAEGGDCCPFKFVWK, from the coding sequence ATGAAAGTACAACCTGTATCACAAATTTCCCGCCGACTCATCGAAGCCGAGTTATACGGCGAACTTTATGAAACCATGACCGAACAATTCGGCAAAGAAAAAGCCCTGCAAATCATAACCGAAAACCTGCAAAAATCGGCCCGCAAGTCCGGGCAGGCATTTGCCGCATCCGTAGACACGCCTAATCTCGAACATTTCTCAACAGTAGTCGAAATATGGGAAAAAGGGGATGCCATCGAAGTCGCTGATGTTTCCATCAACGACAATGAACTGACTGTAAAAGTTAGTCGCTGCCGTTATCAGGAGTCCTACCGCGAAATGGGCTTACCCGAAGAACTCTGCACCCTGCTCTCCTGTTCCCGAGACGAACCTTTCGCCAAAGGCTACAGCGACAAGCTAAGCATGGTCCGCGAAACAACACTAGCCGAAGGCGGAGACTGTTGTCCTTTTAAATTTGTTTGGAAATAG
- a CDS encoding methyl-accepting chemotaxis protein, whose product MSLKLKLITFCVAIGLIPLILIGTLSVNMASKALSQQAFGQLESVRDAKKKNLQDLVDKWFQEVQLFSNVKEVYNAVGLIGEYAMEYEISGNPLDVTSEEYNEVHQYAATPFIPFVENLGYDDALLINDYGRVLFSIKKERDLGADLKKGQYKNSNLARAFKKAVKGEIVFADFEPYAPMGGTPVAFVCAPVHSHAGDIQGVVALRIPLTEINSIMTLRSGMGKTGESYLVGPDFLMRSDSELSPEYRTVQNSFKNQAKGKIDSEAVQLALKDKSGTALIESANGIEQLTAYTPIKIGKTSWALISEIHKEEAFQAVTTLRIFALIISAVTAVIVLLVTLIFLRRSILGPLERIEKFVTSIAGGDFKATLKGKFKSEIKNLADGIQVMVGELKNKLGFSQGMLDGMTVPCLISDTNAKISYLNQPLCELLESGKSCESWIGRPVKELLQAPPGEKGILTRCLDEKQSIVNVERCWKTKKNNYRNVRIDAAPLYDLDNKLIGGFAVIVDLSNMKAKEKQINDQYKIMVEITEKAKSISKYLTKGASEIETQVDQVSSNTEKQFDRIECSSQAITEMNQTLLNSVTNAENAAKQAKQTRLHAEEGMQTMTETSVAINQLQSLSDTVKENMHRLGEQSQSIGGIIGVINDIADQTNLLALNAAIEAARAGEAGRGFAVVADEVRKLAEKTMQSTREVENAIKNIQGSAQSNIENTDQTVEAVKHAGGLVGKSVQAFQEISSMSVDTATEIERIAQATDQQSEAHDQIHKSVEELKKLAGDTKSDMQKSTESTTSLARTAHELEKLIERLSDAAGL is encoded by the coding sequence ATGTCTCTGAAATTAAAACTAATTACTTTTTGCGTTGCTATCGGTCTTATCCCACTGATTTTAATTGGCACTTTAAGTGTCAACATGGCCTCTAAAGCTCTTTCCCAGCAAGCATTCGGACAACTCGAATCCGTACGTGACGCTAAAAAGAAAAATCTTCAAGATCTAGTAGATAAGTGGTTTCAGGAAGTTCAACTCTTCTCTAACGTAAAAGAAGTCTATAATGCTGTTGGATTAATCGGTGAGTATGCCATGGAATATGAAATTTCAGGCAACCCCTTAGATGTTACATCAGAAGAATATAATGAAGTACACCAATACGCAGCCACTCCATTTATCCCCTTTGTGGAAAACCTCGGCTACGATGATGCCCTTCTTATCAACGATTATGGTCGGGTTCTTTTTTCTATTAAAAAAGAAAGAGACCTCGGTGCTGACCTGAAAAAGGGGCAATACAAGAATTCGAATCTTGCCCGTGCTTTTAAAAAAGCAGTTAAAGGCGAAATTGTATTTGCCGACTTTGAACCTTACGCACCCATGGGTGGAACTCCGGTAGCTTTTGTCTGCGCACCTGTTCATTCCCATGCTGGAGATATTCAAGGGGTAGTCGCCCTGCGAATTCCACTCACGGAAATCAATTCCATCATGACCCTTCGTTCAGGTATGGGAAAAACAGGTGAATCCTACCTCGTGGGCCCGGACTTCCTGATGCGCTCAGATTCTGAGCTTAGTCCAGAGTATCGGACAGTTCAAAACTCTTTCAAAAATCAAGCTAAGGGCAAAATCGATTCCGAAGCAGTTCAATTAGCCTTGAAAGATAAAAGCGGCACAGCACTGATAGAAAGTGCAAACGGCATTGAACAGCTGACAGCATATACTCCCATCAAAATCGGCAAAACAAGCTGGGCACTTATATCTGAAATCCACAAAGAGGAAGCTTTTCAGGCTGTAACAACTCTCAGAATATTTGCCCTGATAATATCGGCAGTCACAGCCGTAATTGTTCTACTTGTAACTCTGATTTTCCTGCGCCGCTCAATCCTTGGCCCTCTTGAAAGAATCGAAAAATTTGTTACCTCCATTGCCGGAGGTGATTTCAAGGCCACGCTTAAAGGAAAATTCAAAAGTGAGATCAAAAATCTTGCTGATGGAATTCAGGTAATGGTCGGGGAGCTTAAAAATAAACTGGGTTTTTCCCAAGGCATGCTGGACGGCATGACTGTCCCCTGCCTGATCTCAGACACTAACGCCAAAATATCCTACCTGAACCAGCCGCTCTGCGAATTACTTGAAAGCGGAAAATCCTGTGAAAGCTGGATAGGCCGCCCGGTTAAAGAACTTTTGCAGGCTCCTCCCGGAGAAAAGGGAATTCTGACCCGTTGCCTGGATGAAAAACAATCCATTGTTAACGTTGAACGCTGCTGGAAAACAAAAAAAAATAATTACCGGAACGTGCGCATCGACGCGGCTCCACTCTACGACCTTGATAACAAACTCATTGGTGGATTCGCTGTAATAGTTGATCTTAGCAATATGAAAGCCAAGGAAAAACAGATTAATGATCAGTACAAAATCATGGTGGAAATAACCGAGAAAGCAAAGAGCATTTCTAAATACCTGACCAAAGGCGCATCCGAAATAGAAACTCAGGTGGATCAGGTTTCTTCCAACACAGAAAAGCAATTTGACCGAATTGAATGTTCATCTCAGGCAATCACTGAAATGAACCAGACCCTCCTGAACTCAGTTACCAACGCGGAAAATGCGGCAAAGCAGGCTAAGCAGACCCGCTTGCACGCAGAAGAAGGCATGCAGACCATGACCGAAACAAGTGTCGCCATCAACCAACTGCAATCCCTTTCTGACACCGTAAAAGAAAATATGCACCGACTCGGCGAACAAAGTCAGTCAATCGGCGGTATAATCGGGGTAATCAATGATATCGCCGACCAGACCAATCTTCTGGCCCTGAATGCCGCAATTGAAGCCGCCCGTGCAGGTGAAGCTGGACGCGGATTCGCGGTTGTGGCGGATGAAGTCCGCAAGCTGGCGGAAAAAACAATGCAATCTACAAGAGAAGTCGAAAATGCAATCAAAAATATCCAAGGCTCCGCGCAATCTAATATCGAAAACACCGACCAGACAGTGGAAGCAGTAAAGCACGCCGGCGGACTGGTAGGAAAATCCGTGCAGGCATTTCAGGAGATATCAAGCATGTCCGTGGATACAGCCACTGAAATTGAAAGAATTGCTCAAGCCACGGACCAGCAATCTGAAGCCCACGACCAGATTCATAAAAGTGTGGAAGAACTTAAAAAATTGGCCGGGGATACCAAATCCGATATGCAGAAATCCACAGAATCGACAACTTCACTAGCTAGAACAGCACATGAATTGGAAAAGCTGATTGAACGACTCAGTGATGCTGCCGGACTCTAG
- a CDS encoding HD-GYP domain-containing protein, whose amino-acid sequence MRKIINFFTRKKRRDNSVASMTVHQFAESLGNAIDAKDHYTCSHSEEVAVVSQALGVQLGLPERDCELLHIAGHLHDIGKIGLPDSILKKEGRLTDEEYEAVKQHPTIGADIVKPVASVSGLDHITGIILHHHERYDGGGYPHGLKGEQIPFGALIIAVADTLSAMASNRPYRQAIEFGQIVEEIKSCSGSQFDPVVVDAFLEITDSIEQYFTQGSPVIEDHFETCGAAITGQAVLVHQ is encoded by the coding sequence ATGAGAAAGATAATAAATTTTTTTACTAGAAAAAAAAGGCGCGACAACAGTGTTGCGAGTATGACTGTTCATCAATTTGCAGAGTCATTGGGAAATGCAATTGATGCCAAGGATCATTATACCTGTTCACATTCTGAAGAGGTGGCGGTTGTCTCACAAGCTTTAGGTGTGCAATTAGGGCTGCCTGAAAGGGATTGCGAGCTATTACATATTGCAGGTCATCTGCATGATATCGGCAAAATAGGCCTTCCTGATTCAATTTTGAAAAAAGAGGGCAGGTTGACTGATGAAGAATATGAAGCCGTCAAACAGCACCCGACTATCGGTGCGGATATAGTAAAGCCTGTAGCTTCGGTTTCCGGTTTGGACCATATTACCGGAATTATTTTGCATCACCATGAGCGGTATGACGGCGGAGGGTACCCGCATGGCCTGAAAGGGGAACAGATTCCTTTCGGAGCACTGATAATAGCTGTAGCTGACACGCTTTCAGCTATGGCCAGCAATCGTCCTTATAGGCAGGCCATTGAATTTGGACAGATTGTGGAAGAGATAAAATCCTGCTCCGGGAGCCAGTTCGATCCTGTCGTTGTAGACGCTTTCTTAGAAATTACTGATAGTATCGAACAATATTTCACTCAAGGCAGCCCTGTAATTGAAGATCATTTTGAAACCTGTGGAGCCGCTATTACTGGGCAGGCGGTTTTAGTTCATCAATGA
- a CDS encoding transporter substrate-binding domain-containing protein encodes MSLLRTVCVSIVTAILIMSLASVGMANDTRQELSKDSTLEKVLKRKALRVGFSTFKPWAMKGKNGEFIGFEIDVAKRLASDMGVKIRFIPTKWDGIIPALLTGKFDIIIGGMGITPARNLKVNFSDPYEYSGMSIVANKDVATGKLTRADYNNAKTGGAARLSALEDFNNPRIRVAVRLGTTAEKAAKNFLPKANIAKFNDEAASIQELLNGNAACLVASNPLPETLVEKYPGKLYLPLKSDFTQEPIGFAVRKGDPDFLNFLNNWIRVCNSEGWLEARYNYWFKTNQWKSQVE; translated from the coding sequence ATGAGCCTGTTGAGAACTGTCTGCGTAAGTATTGTAACTGCTATCCTGATCATGAGTCTTGCTTCGGTAGGCATGGCAAATGACACACGACAAGAACTTTCAAAAGACAGCACCCTTGAAAAAGTCCTCAAACGCAAAGCACTCAGAGTTGGTTTTTCCACATTTAAACCATGGGCCATGAAAGGCAAAAACGGGGAATTTATCGGCTTTGAAATTGATGTTGCCAAACGGCTTGCTTCAGATATGGGTGTGAAAATCAGATTTATTCCCACCAAGTGGGACGGCATAATCCCCGCTCTGCTGACCGGGAAATTTGATATCATCATCGGTGGAATGGGCATCACCCCAGCACGTAACCTTAAGGTCAACTTTTCCGATCCTTATGAATACAGCGGCATGTCCATTGTCGCCAACAAGGACGTGGCAACCGGGAAATTAACCCGTGCAGACTATAACAACGCAAAGACCGGCGGAGCAGCACGTCTTTCCGCTCTTGAAGATTTTAACAACCCTAGAATCAGAGTTGCGGTTCGCCTCGGCACCACTGCTGAAAAAGCGGCTAAAAACTTCCTGCCCAAGGCAAATATAGCAAAATTCAATGATGAAGCGGCTTCAATTCAGGAATTACTAAATGGCAATGCAGCATGCCTTGTTGCCTCCAATCCCTTACCGGAAACACTTGTTGAAAAATACCCCGGCAAGCTTTACCTTCCCCTGAAGTCTGACTTTACGCAGGAACCTATCGGTTTTGCTGTACGTAAAGGAGATCCGGATTTCCTGAACTTTCTCAACAACTGGATCAGGGTTTGTAATTCCGAGGGCTGGCTTGAAGCACGCTACAACTACTGGTTTAAAACCAACCAATGGAAATCACAGGTTGAATAG
- the yedF gene encoding sulfurtransferase-like selenium metabolism protein YedF, producing the protein MSVKIDCKGLPCPQPVIKCKNAIESENPAKIKITVDNEAAKENVSRFMTTKGYEVSVKEKDNLFVVKGKKDITSESPAECEVCQVMNDDEIANVGSKTLVFLNSEFLGNGDDKLGASLMFNFISTLPELDGSLWRIIMVNGAVKLATEGSKCLEKLQELEEAGVSILVCGTCLDHFDLLDKKQVGETTNMLDVVTSMQLASKVIKA; encoded by the coding sequence ATGTCAGTTAAAATAGATTGTAAAGGGCTCCCCTGCCCGCAGCCCGTAATCAAATGCAAAAACGCAATAGAATCCGAGAATCCAGCCAAAATTAAAATCACGGTAGACAACGAGGCCGCCAAAGAAAACGTATCCCGGTTCATGACGACCAAAGGATATGAAGTCAGCGTCAAGGAAAAGGACAATCTTTTCGTAGTTAAGGGAAAAAAAGATATTACTTCTGAATCTCCCGCTGAATGCGAAGTCTGTCAGGTTATGAATGACGATGAAATCGCTAACGTAGGCAGCAAAACGCTTGTGTTCCTGAACAGCGAATTTCTTGGCAATGGTGATGACAAACTAGGTGCCAGTCTGATGTTCAACTTTATTTCCACCTTACCTGAACTTGACGGTTCATTGTGGCGGATCATTATGGTCAACGGTGCAGTCAAGCTTGCAACTGAAGGCAGCAAATGCCTTGAGAAGCTTCAAGAGCTTGAAGAAGCAGGTGTTTCTATTCTTGTATGCGGTACCTGTCTCGACCATTTCGACCTGCTCGATAAAAAACAAGTAGGTGAAACAACAAACATGCTCGACGTAGTCACCAGCATGCAGCTTGCCAGCAAAGTAATTAAGGCTTAA
- a CDS encoding amino acid ABC transporter permease has protein sequence MFDSQKKISSRDVLLLACIMGGVVLLFHHLAQGLNYNWDWSVIPGYIARFDSESGNWRAGLLTQGLLVTLRLSLWSILLALLAGTIMGMWRVSPRPLLRMISSSYVGLVRNIPPLVLIFIFYFFLGDQIMQATGITELSYSLNDSSSPVLTTLFGPVEQLPAFLSGVLTMALFEGAYITEIVRAGIESIDKEQWEASAALGFNRRNQLIHIVLPQAFSRSLPPLAGQFISTIKDSSIVSVISIQELTFAGQELMSATYRTFEIWSLVIAMYFLLTFPCSIAVRELEKKMNSHRGSHH, from the coding sequence ATGTTTGATTCACAAAAAAAAATCTCCTCCCGTGATGTCTTGCTGCTGGCATGCATCATGGGAGGAGTTGTTTTACTTTTCCACCATCTGGCTCAAGGTCTTAATTACAATTGGGACTGGTCCGTCATTCCCGGCTACATCGCACGCTTTGACAGCGAGTCAGGAAACTGGAGAGCCGGACTGCTAACTCAGGGATTACTGGTTACCCTGCGCCTTTCACTATGGTCTATCCTGTTGGCCCTGCTTGCCGGAACGATTATGGGTATGTGGAGAGTCAGTCCACGCCCCCTGCTGCGCATGATCTCAAGCAGTTATGTGGGACTGGTTCGCAATATTCCACCGCTGGTGCTGATCTTTATTTTCTATTTCTTTCTTGGTGACCAGATAATGCAGGCAACCGGGATTACTGAACTTTCATATTCATTGAACGACAGCAGCTCCCCTGTACTGACCACTCTATTCGGCCCGGTGGAACAGCTTCCGGCTTTCCTTTCCGGGGTGCTGACCATGGCCCTTTTCGAAGGTGCATACATAACCGAGATTGTCAGAGCGGGAATTGAATCAATCGACAAGGAACAGTGGGAAGCTTCAGCTGCGCTTGGTTTCAACAGACGCAATCAGCTTATCCACATCGTTCTGCCGCAAGCATTTTCACGTTCACTGCCGCCACTTGCGGGACAATTCATATCCACAATCAAAGACTCATCCATTGTCTCGGTTATTTCCATTCAGGAACTCACCTTTGCCGGACAGGAACTCATGTCCGCAACGTATCGAACCTTCGAAATCTGGTCGCTGGTCATTGCAATGTATTTTCTTTTGACTTTTCCCTGCTCAATTGCTGTACGTGAACTTGAAAAAAAAATGAACAGTCACAGAGGATCTCATCATTGA
- a CDS encoding pseudouridine synthase produces the protein MTDKKTIRLNKYIASAGISSRRGADELVQKGKVKINGKTADSPGIQVDPENDLVEVSGKPIQHDQKADDLYIMLHKTVETVTTARDPQGRKTVMDLLPSGIVKRRVFSVGRLDFYSEGMLLMTTDGELCNRMTHPKWHLPKVYHVTIRGTLSEREISIMEAGMFLADGDELLAPVQVKTISKVGETTKYEMVLHQGINRQIRRMFDEYNKTILRLKRVRQGRVELGDLKPGEWRELSAKELALLKKDLKIK, from the coding sequence ATGACCGACAAAAAAACTATCAGATTAAATAAATATATTGCTTCCGCAGGAATTTCTTCTAGGCGTGGAGCCGACGAACTCGTCCAAAAAGGCAAAGTTAAAATCAATGGTAAAACCGCTGACTCTCCCGGAATTCAGGTAGATCCTGAAAATGATCTCGTCGAGGTAAGCGGCAAACCGATACAGCATGACCAAAAAGCAGACGATCTTTACATCATGCTGCACAAAACCGTTGAAACAGTGACTACTGCCAGAGATCCGCAAGGCCGGAAAACTGTTATGGACCTGCTGCCTTCAGGGATTGTCAAACGCCGTGTATTTTCTGTAGGAAGACTTGATTTTTACTCTGAAGGAATGCTTTTGATGACCACGGACGGTGAACTTTGCAACCGCATGACTCACCCCAAATGGCATCTGCCCAAAGTCTATCACGTGACCATACGCGGTACGCTTTCCGAACGGGAAATATCCATCATGGAAGCCGGAATGTTCCTTGCGGACGGAGACGAACTCCTTGCTCCGGTACAGGTTAAAACCATTAGTAAAGTGGGCGAAACCACCAAATACGAAATGGTGCTTCATCAAGGGATCAATCGTCAGATCAGACGTATGTTTGATGAATACAACAAAACCATCCTGCGCCTGAAAAGAGTCCGTCAAGGTCGCGTGGAACTGGGCGATCTCAAGCCCGGAGAATGGCGCGAACTAAGCGCAAAAGAACTGGCTTTGCTTAAAAAAGATTTGAAAATAAAATAG
- a CDS encoding ABC transporter ATP-binding protein: protein MPKGGKYSYLKNKHLIKRCLSYFGPYKFRIIIAFISMAIVAAATAATAYLIQPAMDDIFINKDREALTLVPIAFVAVMLIKGVFRFLQTYLMNSAGLLVLEQLRNDLFNKIICLPMNFFEESQVGMLMSRILNDVIEIRASLPSFIMMIREAFTIICLIGLVFYRDPYLAAFAVLVLPLAIFPFFYFGRKLRKLGRKNQSKISDINALLQESFSGVKVIKAFANEKLETGRFEQENGRLVRIAIKEVLNSELSSRIMEIVGAFGIGLVLWYGGAQVIDGHSTPGTFFSFIAALVMLYEPIKKMNTSNHTIQRALAGAERVFEILDSPKINVEQGGVTELEQDFKKLEIKNLTFSYPSSESPVLDNINLDVKAGQKIAIVGPSGSGKTTLVNLIPRFYDAKQGVIKINGRQVSDYSLKSLRLNIGMVSQETFLFNATVRDNIAYVSQDAALESVQQSAKNAFAHEFIEKLPEGYETMVGERGVRLSGGQKQRLTIARALLKNPPLLILDEATSALDTEAERIVQMALENLMKDRTSIVIAHRLSTVLSADVIVVMEKGKIVSKGSHKELLKKCPLYIKLYNMQFQDNS, encoded by the coding sequence TTGCCTAAAGGCGGAAAATACAGCTATCTGAAAAACAAACATCTCATCAAGAGATGTCTTTCATATTTTGGACCCTATAAGTTCAGGATAATCATTGCTTTTATTTCCATGGCAATCGTTGCAGCCGCAACTGCTGCAACAGCTTATCTGATCCAGCCGGCCATGGATGATATCTTTATCAACAAAGACCGCGAGGCACTGACACTGGTGCCCATAGCCTTTGTTGCTGTCATGCTGATTAAAGGTGTGTTCAGGTTTTTACAGACCTACCTGATGAACAGTGCCGGACTGCTGGTGCTTGAGCAACTCAGAAATGATCTTTTTAACAAGATTATCTGTTTGCCCATGAATTTCTTTGAAGAAAGTCAGGTGGGCATGCTTATGTCCCGTATCTTGAACGACGTTATTGAAATCCGGGCCAGCCTACCTTCTTTTATTATGATGATCCGTGAGGCTTTTACTATCATCTGCCTGATTGGTCTGGTTTTTTATCGTGATCCTTATCTGGCTGCCTTTGCGGTGCTGGTATTGCCGCTGGCGATTTTCCCGTTTTTTTATTTCGGGAGAAAACTGCGTAAGCTGGGCCGTAAGAACCAGAGTAAAATTTCCGACATTAACGCCCTCTTGCAGGAGTCTTTCAGTGGAGTGAAGGTCATCAAGGCTTTTGCCAATGAGAAGCTTGAGACAGGTAGATTTGAGCAGGAAAATGGGCGTCTGGTCAGGATCGCTATTAAAGAAGTCCTGAACAGTGAGCTTTCTTCCAGGATCATGGAAATCGTCGGAGCCTTCGGAATCGGCCTTGTCCTCTGGTACGGCGGAGCGCAGGTTATTGACGGTCATTCCACACCGGGTACTTTCTTTTCTTTTATTGCCGCGCTGGTCATGCTTTATGAACCGATCAAGAAGATGAATACCTCCAACCATACCATCCAGCGCGCACTTGCCGGGGCGGAAAGGGTTTTTGAGATTCTTGATTCGCCGAAGATTAATGTAGAGCAGGGCGGTGTGACTGAACTGGAACAGGATTTTAAAAAACTGGAAATTAAGAATCTGACCTTCAGTTATCCGTCTTCCGAATCTCCAGTGTTGGATAACATCAATCTCGATGTTAAAGCCGGGCAGAAGATAGCTATTGTCGGTCCCAGCGGTTCCGGTAAGACCACTTTGGTTAATCTTATTCCCCGTTTCTACGATGCCAAGCAGGGTGTGATTAAGATTAACGGCCGGCAGGTAAGTGACTATAGCTTGAAGTCCCTGCGTTTGAATATCGGTATGGTTTCGCAGGAAACTTTCCTTTTTAATGCTACCGTGCGTGACAATATTGCCTACGTGAGCCAGGATGCAGCTCTTGAAAGTGTTCAGCAGAGTGCCAAGAATGCTTTTGCTCATGAGTTCATCGAAAAACTTCCTGAAGGCTATGAAACCATGGTCGGCGAACGTGGGGTAAGGCTTTCCGGCGGGCAGAAGCAACGTTTGACTATTGCCCGCGCTCTGCTCAAGAATCCGCCGCTGCTTATCCTTGACGAGGCTACCAGTGCCCTTGATACCGAAGCTGAACGCATTGTGCAGATGGCCCTTGAAAATCTCATGAAGGACAGGACCAGCATTGTTATCGCGCACAGACTTTCCACTGTGCTGTCCGCTGATGTGATTGTGGTTATGGAAAAAGGTAAAATTGTTTCCAAAGGTAGCCACAAGGAACTTTTGAAAAAATGTCCGCTGTACATAAAACTTTACAACATGCAGTTTCAGGATAATTCATAG
- the lolA gene encoding outer membrane lipoprotein chaperone LolA yields the protein MRFRILILVVSVLLSFSSVAVADELTAEIQKTYDSIKTFSADFTQTLTNAASKEQDIRSGKIIFKQPSLLRWESVKPEPELLIVGESIVWDYFPEDKLALKYRTKQLFNSKTMIKFISGQAKLEEDFVVENQGDDNGLIKLKLLPLEPETGMVLAFAWIDPERKMMSKILVVDFYGNGNEVAMSNIEIDPEVDDSIFQFIPPEGVDVEDNTKIK from the coding sequence ATGCGATTCAGGATTTTAATACTTGTTGTCTCGGTCCTGCTTTCTTTCAGCTCTGTAGCGGTTGCTGATGAACTTACTGCCGAGATTCAGAAAACATACGATTCAATTAAAACTTTCAGTGCGGACTTTACCCAGACTTTGACCAATGCCGCAAGCAAGGAACAGGATATCCGTTCCGGTAAAATTATTTTTAAACAGCCTTCACTGCTGCGCTGGGAATCAGTAAAGCCGGAACCGGAACTGCTTATTGTTGGTGAATCAATTGTCTGGGATTACTTTCCCGAAGACAAATTGGCTCTTAAGTACCGCACCAAGCAGCTTTTTAACTCCAAAACCATGATCAAATTCATCTCCGGGCAGGCAAAGCTCGAAGAGGATTTTGTGGTCGAAAATCAGGGTGATGATAATGGACTGATCAAGCTCAAGCTGCTGCCTCTTGAACCTGAAACCGGTATGGTTCTGGCCTTTGCGTGGATTGATCCTGAGCGGAAAATGATGAGTAAGATTCTGGTTGTTGATTTCTACGGCAACGGCAATGAGGTTGCCATGAGTAACATTGAAATTGACCCTGAAGTGGATGATTCAATATTCCAGTTCATCCCGCCGGAAGGTGTGGATGTGGAAGATAATACGAAAATTAAGTAG